One segment of Macrotis lagotis isolate mMagLag1 chromosome 1, bilby.v1.9.chrom.fasta, whole genome shotgun sequence DNA contains the following:
- the LOC141491670 gene encoding cytochrome c oxidase subunit 6B1: MSEDIKTKIRNYRTAPFDSRFPNQNQTRNCWQNYLDFHRCEKAMTEKGGDVSVCQWYKRVYKSICPLSWVNTWDDRRAEETFPGKI, encoded by the exons ATGTCTGAAGACATCAAGACCAAGATCCGAAACTACCGCACTGCACCCTTCGACAGCCGCTTCCCCAATCAAAACCAGACCCGCAACTGCTGGCAGAACTACCTAG ATTTTCATCGTTGTGAGAAGGCCATGACTGAGAAAGGTGGTGATGTGTCTGTCTGCCAGTGGTATAAACGTGTCTACAAGTCCATCTGTCCCCTGTCCTGG GTGAATACTTGGGATGATCGCAGAGCAGAAGAAACCTTCCCTGGGAAGATCTGA